Proteins found in one Limanda limanda chromosome 18, fLimLim1.1, whole genome shotgun sequence genomic segment:
- the kidins220b gene encoding kinase D-interacting substrate of 220 kDa B isoform X1 — MDTTTSIKMTTLAIQNLFSYVEEENLPALRAHLDRFKEVDGRSDNGQTPIMLAAEQGSLEIVQELIRRGANVNLDDVDCWSALISAAKEGHMDVVNELLENSAYIEHRDMGGWTALMWTAYKGREDVTKLLLEHGANPNTTGQQYSVYPIIWAAGRGHAHIVKLLLQNGAKVNCSDKYGTTPLIWASRKGHFDCVMHLLENGADVDQEGANSMTALIVAVKGGYTEVVKELLKRNPNVNMTDKDGNTALMIAAKEGYTEIVQDLLDAGTYVNIPDRSGDTVLIGAVRGGHVEIVRALLHKYADIDIRGQESKTALYWAVEKGNATMVRDILQCNPDTETCTKDGETPLIKATKMRNIDIVELLLDKGAKVSAVDKKGDTPLHIAIRGRSRRLAELLLRNPKDGRLLYRPNKAGETPYNIDCSHQKSILTQIFGARHLSPSDSDGDMLGYDLYSSALADILSEPTMQPPICVGLYAQWGSGKSFLLKKLEDEMKTFAGQQIEPLFRFSWLVVVLSLLLCGSVAIVLGFTVDPKLAMAVSLSLLALLYLFFVVVYFGGRREGESWNWAWLLSTRLARHIGYLELLLKLMFVHPPELPEQSTRALPVRFLFTDYNRLSSVGGETSMAEMIATLSDACEREFGFLATRLFRVFRTEETQSKMKWKKTCCVPSFVLFAVVLACSVTGLALLAIFKVDGENQTVNTMLIAIASVVGLALLLNCKTWWQVTDSVLNSQRKRLHRAANRMHKLKSEGFMKVLKNEVELMARMAKTIDGFTQHQTRLAVVIDGLDSCEQDKVLQMLDTVRVLFSKGPFISIFASDPHIIIKAINQNLNSVLRDSNINGHDYMRNIVHLPVFLNSRGLSSARKMCAAAPANGDSANPDGWQDEFDRKLSQNSLGELTKFGSKTALARRDTYRRRQVQRSVTRQMSFDLTKLMVTEDWFSDISPQTMRRLLNIVSVTGRLLRANQISFNWDRLASWINLTEQWPYRTSWLLLYLEETDGVPDQATLKTVYERVSKNIPTTKDVEPLLEIDGDVRSFEVFVSSRTPVLTTRDIRTFLPCTVNLDPKLREIIADVRAAREQMNMGGVTYSPHPLQEAQPRPTSVYSQVSSACSPSASFNGPFNQPPGGIISPQPHSSYYSGMAGPQHPFYNRPYFPHHLYQLPHPLVASSFSSHLYPRLPPKASSSRDATAAPGSASIVSGPTAILLSSMTTEAVCERVRQIEGIDQSMIGPYAATIRKANVNGRVLSQCNVDELKKEMNMNFGDWQLFRATVLDMRHVESRVLHEEVASEQGSAVGGNAEVGRRVVAKPHAGTANTDASPMYSFNLSFEELSTIGLDESTRRGNSQWMGGAHRTASMTSLNSQESSNDIAKLTDKQQSEYSNAYQEYIAQMAQLEMGGGGGEKPIQPQPGQFMTSSSEDKSKNVVEQDGHKPFTKRSGSKVVSDTDFTSNGDALDPITEEDEKGDHRSSKSLLTHKASAERGGLFQGAADLKLKAGGGLRYQKLTSDDEESEESDNAPLLKDGKKVGEPKLPGGSLALKGKDYLSDAMLDKKDSSDSGVRSNESSPNHSLQDEEADLSQLERANLIELDEESRARKQGLPSSLSGLQDPAVARMSICSEDQCSLLASSPEESWTSSKSYNLNRTPSNVTLNNNTNSQQGNRPLQPAEGSKSSTNPTSSSSVDVIISPSTGTTGSSGTAATRPGPNNENVRVVHLKRGLKPGDPPEICAVSSDTVTFGEERESIL, encoded by the exons ATGGACACGACCACATCCATCAAGATGACCACGCTGGCGATCCAGAACCTGTTCAGCtacgtggaggaggagaacctgcCGGCGCTCAGAGCTCACCTGGACCGCTTCAAGGAGGTGGACGGGCGCAGCGAC AATGGACAGACACCCATCATGCTGGCGGCGGAGCAGGGCAGTCTAGAGATTGTTCAGGAGCTCATCAGGAGAGGAGCTAACGTCAACCTGGACGATGTG gactGCTGGTCGGCTCTGATCTCAGCAGCTAAAGAAGGTCACATGGACGTGGTGAACGAGCTGCTGGAGAACAGCGCCTACATCGAACACCGAGACATG ggagGATGGACAGCTCTGATGTGGACGGCTTATAAAGGTCGTGAGGACGtcaccaagctgctgctggagcatgGAGCCAACCCCAACACTACaggacag caATACAGTGTGTATCCAATCATCTGGGCCGCAGGTCGAGGACACGCCCACATCGTCAAACTGCTGCTACAGAACGGAGCAAAGGTCAACTGTTCTGACAAG TATGGGACCACTCCTCTGATCTGGGCGTCCAGAAAAGGACACTTTGACTGTGTGATGCACCTGCTGGAGAACGGAGCGGATGTCGACCAGGAGGGGGCG AACTCGATGACGGCTCTGATTGTGGCGGTGAAAGGCGGCTACACCGAGGTGGTGAAGGAGCTGTTGAAGAGGAACCCCAATGTCAACATGACTGACAAAGACGGAAACACTGCACTGATGATTGCCGCCAAGGAGGGTTACACCGAGATCGTCCAGGACCTGCTTGATGCCGGGACATACGTCAACATCCCGGACCGG agTGGTGACACAGTGCTGATTGGAGCAGTGAGGGGGGGTCATGTGGAGATCGTCAGAGCTCTTCTTCATAAATACGCCGACATCGACatcagaggacag GAGAGTAAAACTGCTCTGTACTGGGCTGTGGAGAAAGGAAACGCCACTATGGTGCGAGACATCCTGCAGTGTAACCCCGACACCGAGACCTGTACCAAG GACGGAGAAACGCCGCTCATCAAAGCAACGAAGATGAGGAACATCGACATTGTGGAGCTTCTGCTCGACAAAGGAGCCAAAGTGTCGGCTGTGGACAAG AAAGGAGACACGCCCCTTCACATCGCTATCCGTGGTCGGAGTCGCCGCCTGGCcgagctcctcctcagaaacccTAAAGATGGCCGCCTGTTGTACCGACCCAACAAGGCCGGAGAGACGCCGTACAACATCGACTGCAGCCACCAGAAGAGCATCCTCACGCAGATTTTTGGAGCAC gtcaCCTGTCCCCCAGCGACTCGGACGGAGACATGCTGGGTTATGATCTGTACAGCTCGGCTCTGGCTGACATCTTGAGTGAACCCACCATGCAGCCGCCCATCTGCGTGGGGCTGTACGCTCAGTGGGGCAGCGGCAAGAGCTTTCTGCTCAAGAAGCTGGAAG atGAAATGAAGACGTTTGCAGGACAGCAGATCGAGCCCTTGTTCCGGTTCTCCTGGCTCGTGGTggttctgtctctgctgctctgcggCTCCGTCGCCATCGTCCTCGGCTTCACCGTCGACCCTAAACTGGCCATGGCAGTTTCCCTCAGCCTGCTTGCTCTGCTCTACCTTTTCTTTG TGGTTGTGTATTTCGGCGGGCGACGGGAGGGCGAGAGCTGGAACTGGGCGTGGCTGCTCAGCACTCGTCTGGCCCGTCACATCGGGtatctggagctgctgctgaagctgatGTTCGTCCACCCCCCCGAGCTTCCGGAACAAAGCACCAGAGCTCTGCCTGTCAg GTTTCTGTTCACAGACTACAACCGTCTGTCCAGCGTTGGAGGAGAAACCTCGATGGCTGAGATGATCGCCACGCTGTCGGACGCCTGCGAACGAGAGTTTGGCTTCCTTGCTACACGTCTGTTCAGAGTGTTCAGGACTGAGGAGACGCAAA GTAAGATGAAGTGGAAGAAGACCTGCTGTGTTCCGTCCTTCGTCCTCTTCGCTGTGGTTCTGGCCTGTTCGGTGACCGGCCTGGCCCTGCTGGCCATCTTCAAGGTGGATGGAGAGAACCAGACGGTGAACACCATGCTGATTGCCATCGCCAGCGTAGTGGGTCTGGCTCTGCTGCTGAACTGCAAAACGTGGTGGCAGGTGACCGACTCGGTGCTGAACTCTCAGAGAAAGAGGCTCCACAGAGCCGCCAACAGGATGCACAAACTGAAGAGCGAGGGCTTCATGAAG GTGCTGAAGAATGAGGTGGAGCTGATGGCGAGGATGGCGAAGACCATCGATGGGTTCACGCAGCATCAGACCCGGCTGGCGGTCGTCATCGACGGACTGGACTCCTGCGAACAGGACAAAGTTCTGCAGATGCTCGACACA GTTCGGGTCTTATTCTCCAAAGGTCCGTTCATCTCCATCTTCGCCAGCGACCCGCACATCATCATCAAAGCCATCAACCAGAACCTGAACAGCGTCCTGCGAGACTCCAACATCAACGGACACGACTACATGAGAAACATCGTCCACCTACCTGTCTTCCTGAACAGCAGGGGGCTCTCCAGTGCCAGGAAGATGTGTGCCGCTGCTCCTGCCAACGGAGACTCCGCCAACCCCGACG gtTGGCAGGACGAGTTTGACAGGAAACTGTCTCAGAACAGTTTGGGAGAATTAACCAAGTTCGGCAGCAAGACGGCGCTTGCCCGCAgg GACACGTACCGGCGCCGACAGGTGCAGCGCTCTGTGACTCGTCAGATGTCGTTCGACCTGACGAAGCTGATGGTGACGGAGGATTGGTTCAGTGACATCAGCCCACAGACCATGAGGAGGCTGCTCAACATCGTCTCTGTCACAG gtcgTTTGCTTCGAGCCAATCAGATCAGCTTCAACTGGGACCGCCTGGCCTCGTGGATCAACCTGACGGAGCAGTGGCCCTATAGGACTTCCTGGCTCCTCCTGTACTTGGAGGAGACGGACGGCGTCCCTGACCAGGCCACACTCAAGACCGTCTATGAGAG AGTATCCAAGAACATCCCGACCACAAAAGACGTGGAGCCGCTCCTAGAGATCGACGGAGACGTTCGCAGCTTCGAGGTCTTTGTGTCCTCACGGACCCCCGTCCTGACTACTAGAGACATACGCACGTTTCTGCCGTGCACCGTCAATTTGGACCCGAAACTGCGAGAGATCATCGCAG ATGTCCGTGCGGCTCGTGAGCAGATGAATATGGGCGGGGTCACTtactccccccaccccctgcaAGAGGCTCAGCCCCGCCCCACCTCCGTCTACAGTCAGGTGTCGTCAGCATGCTCACCCTCCGCTTCCTTTAATGGACCTTttaaccagccaccagggggcatcaTTTCCCCGCAGCCTCACAGCAGCTACTACAGCGGCATGGCGGGACCCCAGCACCCCTTCTACAACAGG CCATATTTCCCCCATCACCTTTACCAGCTGCCACACCCGCTCGTTGCATCCTCCTTTTCATCACACCTTTATCCACGCCTGCCACCTAAAGCGTCATCAAGCAGGGACGCCACCGCTGCACCT GGTTCGGCCTCCATCGTGTCAGGACCTACGGCCATTCTCCTCAGCTCCATGACGACGGAGGCAGTCTGTGAGCGTGTGCGGCAGATCGAAGGCATCGACCAGAGCATGATCGGACCGTATGCCGCCACCATCAGGAAG GCAAACGTCAATGGCAGAGTTTTGTCTCAGTGTAACGTTGATGAACTGAAGAAAGAGATGAATATGAACTTTGGAGACTGGCAGCTCTTCAGAGCCACG GTTCTGGACATGCGTCATGTAGAGAGTCGGGTGCTGCATGAGGAAGTGGCCAGTGAGCAAGGCAGCGCTGTTGGAGGTAATGCTGAGGTAGGAAGGCGAGTTGTGGCAAAGCCTCACGCTGGCACCGCCAACACAGATGCTTCCCCGATGTACAGCTTCAACCTGAGCTTCGAGGAGCTGAGCACCATCGGACTGGACGAATCAACGCGACGTGGAAACTCTCAGTGGATG GGTGGAGCTCATCGCACCGCCAGCATGACCAGCCTGAACTCCCAAGAGTCATCCAACGACATCGCCAAGCTGACGGACAAGCAGCAATCCGAGTACAGCAACGCTTACCAGGAGTACATTGCCCAGATGGCCCAGCTGGAGATGGGTGGGGGTGGTGGAGAGAAGCCCATTCAACCACAGCCGGGACAGTTTATGACATCATCTTCAGAGGACAAGAGTAAGAACGTTGTTGAGCAGGATGGACACAAACCCTTCACTAAGAGGAGTGGCAGCAAGGTGGTGTCAGACACTGACTTCACCTCCAATGGCGATGCCCTTGACCCCATCACGGAGGAGGATGAAAAGGGTGACCACAGATCCTCCAAGTCCCTGCTGACCCACAAAGCCTCAGCTGAAAGAGGCGGGCTGTTCCAGGGAGCTGCAGACCTAAAGCTGAAGGCTGGTGGAGGGCTGCGTTACCAGAAGCTGACCAGTGATGACGAAGAGTCCGAAGAGTCCGATAATGCCCCCTTGCTGAAAGATGGCAAGAAGGTTGGAGAACCCAAACTGCCCGGTGGTTCACTGGCGCTGAAGGGGAAGGACTACCTGTCGGACGCCATGCTGGACAAGAAGGACTCGTCCGACTCCGGTGTGCGCTCCAACGAGAGCTCCCCCAACCACTCGCTGCAGGATGAGGAGGCGGACCTTTCACAGCTGGAGAGGGCCAACTTGATTGAGCTGGACGAGGAGAGCCGAGCCAGGAAGCAAGGTCTTCCCAGCAGCCTCAGTGGCCTCCAGGATCCAGCTGTTGCTCGCATGTCCATCTGCTCCGAGGACCAGTGCAGCCTGCTGGCCAGCAGCCCAGAGGAGAGCTGGACCTCGTCCAAGAGTTACAACCTGAACCGCACTCCGAGCAATGTGACactcaacaacaacaccaaTTCCCAGCAGGGCAACCGTCCCCTCCAGCCTGCAGAGGGCTCCAAGTCCTCCACCAACCccacctcctcgtcctctgTTGATGTCATCATCTCCCCGAGCACCGGGACGACCGGATCCTCTGGGACTGCCGCCACCAGACCAGGGCCGAATAATGAGAATGTCCGCGTGGTTCACCTGAAGAGGGGTCTGAAGCCTGGGGACCCGCCAGAAATCTGTGCCGTGTCCTCCGACACTGTCACCTTCGGCGAGGAGCGCGAGAGCATCCTTTGA
- the kidins220b gene encoding kinase D-interacting substrate of 220 kDa B isoform X2, with protein sequence MDTTTSIKMTTLAIQNLFSYVEEENLPALRAHLDRFKEVDGRSDNGQTPIMLAAEQGSLEIVQELIRRGANVNLDDVDCWSALISAAKEGHMDVVNELLENSAYIEHRDMGGWTALMWTAYKGREDVTKLLLEHGANPNTTGQQYSVYPIIWAAGRGHAHIVKLLLQNGAKVNCSDKYGTTPLIWASRKGHFDCVMHLLENGADVDQEGANSMTALIVAVKGGYTEVVKELLKRNPNVNMTDKDGNTALMIAAKEGYTEIVQDLLDAGTYVNIPDRSGDTVLIGAVRGGHVEIVRALLHKYADIDIRGQESKTALYWAVEKGNATMVRDILQCNPDTETCTKDGETPLIKATKMRNIDIVELLLDKGAKVSAVDKKGDTPLHIAIRGRSRRLAELLLRNPKDGRLLYRPNKAGETPYNIDCSHQKSILTQIFGARHLSPSDSDGDMLGYDLYSSALADILSEPTMQPPICVGLYAQWGSGKSFLLKKLEDEMKTFAGQQIEPLFRFSWLVVVLSLLLCGSVAIVLGFTVDPKLAMAVSLSLLALLYLFFVVVYFGGRREGESWNWAWLLSTRLARHIGYLELLLKLMFVHPPELPEQSTRALPVRFLFTDYNRLSSVGGETSMAEMIATLSDACEREFGFLATRLFRVFRTEETQSKMKWKKTCCVPSFVLFAVVLACSVTGLALLAIFKVDGENQTVNTMLIAIASVVGLALLLNCKTWWQVTDSVLNSQRKRLHRAANRMHKLKSEGFMKVLKNEVELMARMAKTIDGFTQHQTRLAVVIDGLDSCEQDKVLQMLDTVRVLFSKGPFISIFASDPHIIIKAINQNLNSVLRDSNINGHDYMRNIVHLPVFLNSRGLSSARKMCAAAPANGDSANPDGWQDEFDRKLSQNSLGELTKFGSKTALARRDTYRRRQVQRSVTRQMSFDLTKLMVTEDWFSDISPQTMRRLLNIVSVTGRLLRANQISFNWDRLASWINLTEQWPYRTSWLLLYLEETDGVPDQATLKTVYERVSKNIPTTKDVEPLLEIDGDVRSFEVFVSSRTPVLTTRDIRTFLPCTVNLDPKLREIIADVRAAREQMNMGGVTYSPHPLQEAQPRPTSVYSQVSSACSPSASFNGPFNQPPGGIISPQPHSSYYSGMAGPQHPFYNRVSTGCTL encoded by the exons ATGGACACGACCACATCCATCAAGATGACCACGCTGGCGATCCAGAACCTGTTCAGCtacgtggaggaggagaacctgcCGGCGCTCAGAGCTCACCTGGACCGCTTCAAGGAGGTGGACGGGCGCAGCGAC AATGGACAGACACCCATCATGCTGGCGGCGGAGCAGGGCAGTCTAGAGATTGTTCAGGAGCTCATCAGGAGAGGAGCTAACGTCAACCTGGACGATGTG gactGCTGGTCGGCTCTGATCTCAGCAGCTAAAGAAGGTCACATGGACGTGGTGAACGAGCTGCTGGAGAACAGCGCCTACATCGAACACCGAGACATG ggagGATGGACAGCTCTGATGTGGACGGCTTATAAAGGTCGTGAGGACGtcaccaagctgctgctggagcatgGAGCCAACCCCAACACTACaggacag caATACAGTGTGTATCCAATCATCTGGGCCGCAGGTCGAGGACACGCCCACATCGTCAAACTGCTGCTACAGAACGGAGCAAAGGTCAACTGTTCTGACAAG TATGGGACCACTCCTCTGATCTGGGCGTCCAGAAAAGGACACTTTGACTGTGTGATGCACCTGCTGGAGAACGGAGCGGATGTCGACCAGGAGGGGGCG AACTCGATGACGGCTCTGATTGTGGCGGTGAAAGGCGGCTACACCGAGGTGGTGAAGGAGCTGTTGAAGAGGAACCCCAATGTCAACATGACTGACAAAGACGGAAACACTGCACTGATGATTGCCGCCAAGGAGGGTTACACCGAGATCGTCCAGGACCTGCTTGATGCCGGGACATACGTCAACATCCCGGACCGG agTGGTGACACAGTGCTGATTGGAGCAGTGAGGGGGGGTCATGTGGAGATCGTCAGAGCTCTTCTTCATAAATACGCCGACATCGACatcagaggacag GAGAGTAAAACTGCTCTGTACTGGGCTGTGGAGAAAGGAAACGCCACTATGGTGCGAGACATCCTGCAGTGTAACCCCGACACCGAGACCTGTACCAAG GACGGAGAAACGCCGCTCATCAAAGCAACGAAGATGAGGAACATCGACATTGTGGAGCTTCTGCTCGACAAAGGAGCCAAAGTGTCGGCTGTGGACAAG AAAGGAGACACGCCCCTTCACATCGCTATCCGTGGTCGGAGTCGCCGCCTGGCcgagctcctcctcagaaacccTAAAGATGGCCGCCTGTTGTACCGACCCAACAAGGCCGGAGAGACGCCGTACAACATCGACTGCAGCCACCAGAAGAGCATCCTCACGCAGATTTTTGGAGCAC gtcaCCTGTCCCCCAGCGACTCGGACGGAGACATGCTGGGTTATGATCTGTACAGCTCGGCTCTGGCTGACATCTTGAGTGAACCCACCATGCAGCCGCCCATCTGCGTGGGGCTGTACGCTCAGTGGGGCAGCGGCAAGAGCTTTCTGCTCAAGAAGCTGGAAG atGAAATGAAGACGTTTGCAGGACAGCAGATCGAGCCCTTGTTCCGGTTCTCCTGGCTCGTGGTggttctgtctctgctgctctgcggCTCCGTCGCCATCGTCCTCGGCTTCACCGTCGACCCTAAACTGGCCATGGCAGTTTCCCTCAGCCTGCTTGCTCTGCTCTACCTTTTCTTTG TGGTTGTGTATTTCGGCGGGCGACGGGAGGGCGAGAGCTGGAACTGGGCGTGGCTGCTCAGCACTCGTCTGGCCCGTCACATCGGGtatctggagctgctgctgaagctgatGTTCGTCCACCCCCCCGAGCTTCCGGAACAAAGCACCAGAGCTCTGCCTGTCAg GTTTCTGTTCACAGACTACAACCGTCTGTCCAGCGTTGGAGGAGAAACCTCGATGGCTGAGATGATCGCCACGCTGTCGGACGCCTGCGAACGAGAGTTTGGCTTCCTTGCTACACGTCTGTTCAGAGTGTTCAGGACTGAGGAGACGCAAA GTAAGATGAAGTGGAAGAAGACCTGCTGTGTTCCGTCCTTCGTCCTCTTCGCTGTGGTTCTGGCCTGTTCGGTGACCGGCCTGGCCCTGCTGGCCATCTTCAAGGTGGATGGAGAGAACCAGACGGTGAACACCATGCTGATTGCCATCGCCAGCGTAGTGGGTCTGGCTCTGCTGCTGAACTGCAAAACGTGGTGGCAGGTGACCGACTCGGTGCTGAACTCTCAGAGAAAGAGGCTCCACAGAGCCGCCAACAGGATGCACAAACTGAAGAGCGAGGGCTTCATGAAG GTGCTGAAGAATGAGGTGGAGCTGATGGCGAGGATGGCGAAGACCATCGATGGGTTCACGCAGCATCAGACCCGGCTGGCGGTCGTCATCGACGGACTGGACTCCTGCGAACAGGACAAAGTTCTGCAGATGCTCGACACA GTTCGGGTCTTATTCTCCAAAGGTCCGTTCATCTCCATCTTCGCCAGCGACCCGCACATCATCATCAAAGCCATCAACCAGAACCTGAACAGCGTCCTGCGAGACTCCAACATCAACGGACACGACTACATGAGAAACATCGTCCACCTACCTGTCTTCCTGAACAGCAGGGGGCTCTCCAGTGCCAGGAAGATGTGTGCCGCTGCTCCTGCCAACGGAGACTCCGCCAACCCCGACG gtTGGCAGGACGAGTTTGACAGGAAACTGTCTCAGAACAGTTTGGGAGAATTAACCAAGTTCGGCAGCAAGACGGCGCTTGCCCGCAgg GACACGTACCGGCGCCGACAGGTGCAGCGCTCTGTGACTCGTCAGATGTCGTTCGACCTGACGAAGCTGATGGTGACGGAGGATTGGTTCAGTGACATCAGCCCACAGACCATGAGGAGGCTGCTCAACATCGTCTCTGTCACAG gtcgTTTGCTTCGAGCCAATCAGATCAGCTTCAACTGGGACCGCCTGGCCTCGTGGATCAACCTGACGGAGCAGTGGCCCTATAGGACTTCCTGGCTCCTCCTGTACTTGGAGGAGACGGACGGCGTCCCTGACCAGGCCACACTCAAGACCGTCTATGAGAG AGTATCCAAGAACATCCCGACCACAAAAGACGTGGAGCCGCTCCTAGAGATCGACGGAGACGTTCGCAGCTTCGAGGTCTTTGTGTCCTCACGGACCCCCGTCCTGACTACTAGAGACATACGCACGTTTCTGCCGTGCACCGTCAATTTGGACCCGAAACTGCGAGAGATCATCGCAG ATGTCCGTGCGGCTCGTGAGCAGATGAATATGGGCGGGGTCACTtactccccccaccccctgcaAGAGGCTCAGCCCCGCCCCACCTCCGTCTACAGTCAGGTGTCGTCAGCATGCTCACCCTCCGCTTCCTTTAATGGACCTTttaaccagccaccagggggcatcaTTTCCCCGCAGCCTCACAGCAGCTACTACAGCGGCATGGCGGGACCCCAGCACCCCTTCTACAACAGGGTTAGTACAGGCTGCACCCTGTGA
- the mboat2b gene encoding lysophospholipid acyltransferase 2b, which translates to MESRRSAACTGSSLLQPVSRITDLPLDQVNFVVCQLCALLSAFWFRLFLHPSRTSPFIRHMVATLLGLYFALFCFGWYALHFLVQSGLTYSIMILTGVQHMHKSCLLVALSYLSLCQITRVYVFDYGMYSADFTGPMMVITQKITSLAFEIHDGMARKEDSLTPGQKKLAIRRMPSLLEYFSYNCNFLGILAGPTCSYNDYIAFIEGDPRRHRDHGTDGKSSGKRRQSEPSPNTEVVRKVTTSFFCLLVFLLVCKVFPVERNIDDDFISNTTFYSRVVYLYLSMLTTRPKYYFVWTLADAINNAAGFGFNGYDSDGSPRWDLISNLRILNIEFATSFKVFLDNWNIQTAHWLKRVCYERCPYHPTAATFILSAMWHGAYPGYYLTFLTGMVITLAARAVRHNVRPYFLQSPSHKLVYDVITWAATQIAICYTVVPFVLLSVGASIKFYRSWFFSLHIGCVLLAVALPVKRRHLHLRDRQRNLPQEPLQHPLEARESNCSQKERNT; encoded by the exons ATGGAGTCCCGCCGGTCCGCGGCCTGCACCGGCTCCAGCCTCCTGCAGCCGGTCAGCCGGATCACCGACCTGCCGCTGGACCAG gtgaactTTGTGGTGTGTCAGCTGTGTGCTCTGCTGTCGGCCTTCTGGTTTCGTCTCTTCCTCCATCCCAGTAGAACCAGTCCCTTCATCAGACACATGGTGGCCACTCTGCTGGGACTCTACTTCGCTCTGTTCTGCTTCGGCTG GTACGCACTTCACTTCCTGGTGCAGAGCGGACTCACCTACAGCATCATGATCCTGACTGGAGTCCAACACATGCACAA ATCCTGTCTCCTGGTGGCTCTCAGCTATCTGAGTCTGTGTCAGATCACTCGAGTCTACGTCTTTGACTACGGCATGTATTCGGCTGACTTCACCGG ACCCATGATGGTGATCACACAGAAAATCACCAGCCTGGCATTTGAAATCCACGATG GAATGGCTCGAAAAGAGGATAGTCTGACCCCGGGACAGAAGAAATTGGCTATAAG GAGGATGCCCAGTCTGCTGGAATACTTCAGCTACAACTGTAACTTCCTGGGGATCCTGGCCGGACCCACCTGCTCCTACAATGACTACATCGCCTTCATTGAGGGAGACCCCCGTCGCCACAGGGACCACGGCACTGATGGGAAGTCCAGTGGCAAGCGGAGGCAGAGCGAGCCCTCACCAAAC ACTGAGGTCGTCCGTAAAGTGACCACTTCCTTCTTCTGCCTCCTGGTCTTTCTGTTGGTGTGTAAAGTTTTCCCTGTGGAACGAAACATTGACGACGACTTCATCTCCAACACAACGTTCTACTCTCGGGTGGTCTACCTGTACCTGTCCATGTTGACCACCAGACCCAAGTACTACTTTGTCTGGACTCTGG CTGATGCCATCAACAATGCTGCAGGTTTCGGCTTCAACGGTTACGACAGTGACGGCTCTCCTCGCTGGGACCTGATCTCCAACCTGAGGATCCTGAACATCGAG TTTGCCACCAGCTTCAAAGTCTTCCTGGACAACTGGAACATTCAGACGGCTCACTGGCTCAAAAG AGTGTGTTACGAGCGATGTCCCTACCACCCGACAGCAGCCACCTTCATCCTGTCAGCCATGTGGCACGGAGCGTATCCAGGTTACTACCTCACCTTCCTCACCGGCATGGTCATCACACTGGCTGCCAGAGCG gtcAGACACAACGTTCGGCCATACTTCCTTCAATCACCCTCCCATAAACTGGTCTATGATGTCATCACATGGGCGGCCACTCAGATCGCCATCTGCTACACAGTGGTGCCTTTTGTCCTGTTGTCTGTCGGTGcatcaataaagttttacag ATCGTGGTTTTTCAGTCTCCATATCGGCTGCGTCCTGTTGGCTGTGGCATTGCCAGTCAAACGGAGACATCTCCACCTCAGGGACCGGCAGAGAAACCTCCCCCAGGAGCCGCTTCAGCACCCCCTGGAGGCTAGAGAAAGTAACTGCAGCCAGAAGGAAAGAAACacatga